ATATGGCGCTAGGGTTCTCACTAATGGCACGGTTACAGTTGACACTCCTGAAATGCGCGCAGCTATGGAGGACCTCGTTACCTTAATGCGTGACTATGGACCTCCTGGACAGGCCACAATAGGCTGGGAGGTAATGTCAGAGCTTTATCGGGCTGGTAAAGTAGTAATGACTTTCGACATGGCAGGTTTTCCTAGCGTTTTTGCTGACCCGACGGTGTCGCAAGTCGCCGGAAAAATCGGCGTTTCCTTACTTACCGGACCGGCAGGCAACTATGCGCAATGGCTCTATTCTGAAGGTCTTGCCATAAGTCGTCTCTCTAAAAACAAGGAAGCAGCTCGATTATTTATCCAGTGGAGGGCCTCTCTTGAGACGTGCATGCGCGAATTAGAAGCCGGTATTAGGATTGACTTCCCTAACATGGACGTTTACAAAACGGACCTTTACAAAGAGATCGTCGAGCTTCGCGGGCTTGGCTTTTGGGCGGAGCTTCTCCCCCAAAGCTTAGCACTTACTGATGGCAGATATTGGCCGTTCGTTCCTGAGTTTGTTCAAATCGCTGAGGCTTTCCAAGAAGAAATCTCATTGGCTATTGCTGGTCGGCAGACAGTAGCTGAAGCCCTTCGAAATGCACAAGCAAAGATAGAAAACATCATACGGCGATAAAAAGACCCAGGGGGTAGAGGAGGCTTTCTCCTCTACCCTTTTTTCCACAACCGAACGACAAAGACAGAAAAATGATCGGACAAAAGGGTTGGAGAGCAAGTTTCTGGTTTTTAGCCCCAGTTCTACTTCTGCTTGCACTTTTTGCACTTTACCCAACAATCCACATGATATATACAAGTTTTACTGACCTTCATTTAACTCGCCCAC
The genomic region above belongs to Methanomassiliicoccales archaeon and contains:
- a CDS encoding sugar ABC transporter substrate-binding protein, with the protein product MRCCLFGVCLWLSVVFLSVGTMGQELRAYAGTTLRVLLKAGYETAGIEKFVHIFEEATGINVEYEVYDEPTMRQKFILDFISGTGAYDVVAVQYWYFPEYSRMGCLEPLNDLDVGFNPYGFKWEAVPKGARDLYTAGEKVYAVPVSLTGAGVLIYRKDILDKWNLTPPSTVYDVVAIAKFLKEREPDLYPFCGRGSASFASFGTSAGWAWAYGARVLTNGTVTVDTPEMRAAMEDLVTLMRDYGPPGQATIGWEVMSELYRAGKVVMTFDMAGFPSVFADPTVSQVAGKIGVSLLTGPAGNYAQWLYSEGLAISRLSKNKEAARLFIQWRASLETCMRELEAGIRIDFPNMDVYKTDLYKEIVELRGLGFWAELLPQSLALTDGRYWPFVPEFVQIAEAFQEEISLAIAGRQTVAEALRNAQAKIENIIRR